Proteins encoded together in one Larus michahellis chromosome 4, bLarMic1.1, whole genome shotgun sequence window:
- the LOC141743187 gene encoding inositol 1,4,5-trisphosphate receptor-interacting protein-like 1, giving the protein MAAKLFLASLVQSVFQLPQMVGDELDEATRERMQQRAEYANQEMNRLLQELEQRNEEQSGFARRVPLFAALQHWQFCVIAGILALLFGLCWWRRKRSRRPASRSSNKDNSRNKDTHLKRPSLVVDVHRMSSMPLVYLSKSFPVVEDLVFELLSICQKLTGNSFMPRLETAFGVHSAFESWSLHEHHAVYHMLTPLKPPRGHNFHLELGTGEEMLANNFCIRVELVCTCMWEGLQKDMLCFLHHPKEELRRNQGPSLLDTLCTGPYLDIEKTIHWFQILVKAALVVLPQSRHCRVTVLPSTYSCKLRVTDASDNTILVHMVLGVQQGDGATFLSIE; this is encoded by the coding sequence aTGGCTGCCAAATTGTTCCTTGCCTCGCTTGTGCAAAGCGTCTTCCAGCTGCCGCAGATGGTCGGTgatgagctggacgaggccacACGCGAGCGCATGCAGCAGCGTGCAGAATATGCGAACCAGGAGATGAatcggctgctgcaggagctggagcagaggaatGAGGAGCAGAGTGGCTTTGCTAGGAGAGTCCCACTGTTCGCTGCCTTGCAGCATTGGCAGTTTTGTGTGATTGCTGGAATCCTGGCGCTGCTCTTCGGGCTCTGCTGGTGGCGCAGAAAAAGGAGCCGTCGGCCGgccagcagaagcagcaacaagGACAATTCCAGAAACAAGGACACGCACCTAAAAAGACCCAGTCTTGTAGTGGATGTGCACAGAATGTCATCCATGCCACTCGTGTATCTGTCAAAATCATTCCCAGTGGTGGAGGACCTGGTGTTTGAACTTCTCTCTATCTGCCAAAAACTTACTGGGAACAGTTTCATGCCACGGCTGGAGACAGCCTTTGGGGTGCACAGCGCCTTCGAAAGTTGGAGTCTCCATGAGCATCATGCTGTCTACCACATGCTCACGCCCCTGAAGCCCCCCCGTGGGCACAACTTCCACCTGGAACTGGGCACCGGGGAGGAGATGCTGGCAAACAACTTCTGCATCCGTGTGGAGCTGGTGTGCACCTGCATGTGGGAGGGGCTGCAGAAGgacatgctgtgcttcctccaccaccccaaGGAGGAGCTGAGAAGAAATCAGGGTCCCAGCCTCCTAGACACCCtctgcaccggcccctacctAGACATTGAGAAAACCATCCACTGGTTCCAGATATTGGTAAAAGCAGCCTTGGTGGTTTTGCCTCAGTCGAGACACTGCCGTGTAACAGTGCTGCCCTCCACATACTCCTGCAAGCTCCGTGTGACGGACGCTTCTGATAATACCATCCTGGTTCATATGGtgcttggggtgcagcaaggaGATGGGGCCACCTTCCTGAGCATTGAGTAG
- the LOC141743186 gene encoding inositol 1,4,5-trisphosphate receptor-interacting protein-like 1: MAAKLFLASLVQSVFQLPQMVGDELDEATRERMQQRAEYLNQEMNRLLQELEQRKQVRRTQRWGGFARRAPLFAALQHWQFWVIAGVLVLFFGLYWWLMERRSHAPDSSSDEESSSSESEEVQDNEEEENDDANELRGMRGIFEEYIQQPVQNLASECQTVKELVDNFILVFRALLSNSLFPELQSAIGVGSAFEGWSPHEEDVIYCVLVPMKPPRWHSFHLELCNAGAMQARNFCIRVEQECTCMREQLVGDMLCFLHHPEEELRRNQNASLLRTLCTGSYLDARKTARWFHQLVKAAWVALPQVTSCHLKMMPFNRSCKFQVTQADQKRLIIEIMSGVQQGDSDIFVTSQSTEAIFTPSTMWTESCAVAEVKFFSHMTKQAPRDTFHLKCLQLYNRILVGTGFSDYTLKTVVMHLLTTIPLSTWSRREFVMRMQDIMWYLRSCLEEKRLDHFFFGNENVPKEIILLPAFQTAKPLNLFQRLAQDPDKHAQALHEFNELQDRLMRLLFYGR; encoded by the coding sequence aTGGCTGCCAAATTGTTCCTTGCCTCGCTTGTGCAAAGCGTCTTCCAGCTGCCGCAGATGGTCGGTgatgagctggacgaggccacACGCGAGCGCATGCAGCAGCGTGCAGAATATCTGAACCAGGAGATGAatcggctgctgcaggagctggagcagaggaaacagGTCCGGAGGACCCAGAGGTGGGGTGGCTTTGCTAGGAGAGCCCCACTATTCGCTGCCTTGCAGCATTGGCAGTTTTGGGTGATTGCTGGAGTCCTGGTACTATTCTTTGGGCTCTACTGGTGGCTCATGGAAAGGAGGAGCCATGCGCCAGACAGTAGCAGTGATGAGGAGAGCTCCAGCAGTGAGAGTGAGGAGGTGCAGGacaatgaggaggaagaaaatgatgaTGCAAATGAACTGAGAGGTATGAGAGGTATTTTTGAGGAGTACATACAGCAGCCAGTTCAGAACCTGGCCTCAGAGTGCCAGACTGTGAAGGAGCTGGTGGACAACTTCATCCTTGTCTTCAGAGCGCTCTTGTCAAATAGTTTATTCCCGGAGCTGCAGTCAGCCATTGGGGTGGGCAGCGCCTTCGAAGGTTGGAGTCCCCATGAAGAAGATGTCATCTACTGTGTGCTCGTGCCCATGAAGCCTCCCCGTTGGCATTCCTTCCACCTGGAGCTGTGCAATGCTGGGGCGATGCAGGCAAGGAACTTCTGCATCCGCGTGGAGCAGGAATGCACCTGCATGAGAGAGCAGCTGGTGGGGgacatgctgtgcttcctccaccaccccgaggaggagctgaggaggaATCAGAACGCCAGCCTCCTACGCACCCTCTGCACTGGCTCCTATCTGGATGCCCGTAAAACTGCCCGCTGGTTCCATCAATTGGTGAAAGCAGCCTGGGTGGCTTTGCCTCAGGTGACCAGTTGCCATCTAAAGATGATGCCCTTTAACCGCTCCTGCAAATTCCAGGTCACACAAGCTGATCAGAAGAGACTCATTATTGAGATAATGTCTGGGGTGCAGCAAGGCGATTCAGACATCTTTGTGACCAGCCAAAGTACAGAGGCCATCTTCACGCCAAGCACGATGTGGACAGAGAGCTGTGCTGTGGCAGAGGTGAAGTTCTTCAGCCATATGACCAAGCAGGCCCCACGTGACACATTCCACCTCAAATGCCTGCAGCTCTACAATCGCATCCTGGTGGGCACAGGCTTTTCCGACTATACTTTGAAGACAGTTGTGATGCACCTCCTGACCACCATACCCCTGTCAACCTGGAGCAGGAGGGAATTTGTGATGCGGATGCAGGATATCATGTGGTACCTGCGCAGCTGCCTGGAGGAGAAACGCCTTGACCACTTCTTCTTTGGCAATGAGAACGTGCCCAAGGAGATAATCTTGCTGCCAGCCTTCCAAACGGCCAAGCCACTCAACCTCTTTCAGCGCCTGGCGCAGGATCCGGACAAGCACGCCCAGGCACTGCATGAGTTCAATGAGCTGCAAGATCGGCTCATGAGACTGCTGTTCTATGGACGCTGA